In the genome of Massilia sp. UMI-21, the window CCGGTCAGATCGATCGTGGTCAGTCGGAACGGCCGCGCCGGCTCCACCACCTGCCAGCCCTCCCCCTCCACCGACTCCACGCGCGTGCGCAAGGTCTCGTGGCGGCGGATCATCTCGGTGAAGCTGCGCTCGAGCGCATCGACTTCCAGTGCGCCAACCAGGCGGAAGGACAGCGATTCGTTATAGGTACCGCCGAGCTGCTCCAGCTGTTCCAGGAACCACAGGCGCTCCTGGGAGAAGGAAAGCGGCGCGCGATCGTCGCGCAATTGCGCTACCAGCGGCGTCACCACCAGACCCTGGCTTTCCTCGCGCAGGTCTTCGATGCGTTCCCCCAGCTGGGCCACTGTCGCCGCCTCGAACACGGTACGCAGGGGCAGCTCGACACCGAAGCTGTCGCGGATCCTCGCCACCACCCGCGCCGCCATCAGCGAGTGCCCGCCCAGCTCGAAGAAGTTGTCGTGGATGCCGATCTGCCCGACTTCCAGCACTTCGCTCCAGATCGCCGCCAGGGTCTCTTCCAGCGGTGTGCGCGGCGCCACGTGGGCGTCGCCGGCCGCCTGCGCCTGCGGCGCCGGCAGCGCCTTGCGGTCCACCTTGCCGTTCGGCGACAGCGGCAGCGCATCCAGCTGCACGAACACCGCCGGCACCATGTACTCCGGCAGGCTGCGCAGCAGGTGCGCGCGCAGTTCGCCGCCATCGACCGTGCCGACCACGTAGCCCGCCAGGCGCCTGCCCCCACCCGCCTCGTCCAGCGCCACCACCACCGCCTGCGCCACCGCGGGATGCGCGCGCAGCGCCGCCTCGATTTCGCCCAGCTCGATGCGGAAGCCACGGATCTTGACCTGGTGGTCTTGCCGGCCCATGTATTCCAGCGTGCCGTCGGCGCGGTAGCGCGCCAGGTCGCCGGTGCGGTACAGGCGCGCCCCGGCCTCGCCGAAGGGGTCGGCCACGAAGCGCTCGGCCGTCAGGCCGCCGCGTCCCAAGCCACCACGTCCCAGGTAGCCGCGCGCCAGCCCGGCCCCGCCGACGTGCAGTTCGCCCACCACGCCCACCGGGGCCAGGTTCATCGCGCCGTCCAGCACATACGCCCGCACGTTCGCGATCGGCCGGCCGATCGGCGCCACGCCGCGCTCGTCGCCGCGCGCCAGGTACATGGTGGCGTCGGCCGCCACCTCGGTCGAGCCGTACAGGTTGACGAAGCGGCAACCCGGCAGCGCCTGCGCCAGCTGCGCCAGCACGTCCGCATTCAAGGCTTCGCCCGACAGCGTCCACTGGCGCAGTCCGGCCAGTTGGCGCGCCGCGTCCGGCGCCTCGGCCATCGCCTGCGCCAGCGACGGCACCGTCACCAAACGCGTCACCCCGCTCGCGGCCAACAGCGCCGCCAGCGCCTGCGGGCTGCGCGCGGTCTCGTCGTCCGCCACCACCAGCGCCCGGCCCAACAGCAGCGGGCCGAACAGCTCCTGCACCGCGTCGACGAAGCCGATCGAGGTCTTCTGGCAGAACACGTCGGCGGCATCGCTGCCGGCGATCGCCGCATCGGCCGCGATGCGGTTGACCATCCCCGCGTGCGGCGCCCCGACCGCCTTCGGCTTGCCGGTCGAGCCCGAGGTATAGATCACGTAGGCCAGGTTGTGCGCCGTGGCCGCGGCGGCCGGCGCCGTCTCCGGCCGGGCCGCGATCGCGTCCTGCTCGGCATCGACGCACAGCACCTGCCTGCCCTCCAGCGGCAGGCGCGCGGCCAGCGCCTGGCGGGTCAGCACCAGCGCCGCGCCTGAATCCTCGAGCATGTAGGCCAGGCGCTCGGCCGGGTAGCTCGGGTCCAGCGGCAGGTAGGCGCCGCCGGCCTTGAGCACGGCCAGCACCGCCACCGCCAGCTCGCGTGAGCGTTCCATGCCCACGCCGACCAGGCGTTCCGGGCCGATGCCCAGCGTCTGCAGGTGGTGCGCCAGCTGGTTGCTGCGGCGATCGAGTTCGGCGTAGCTCAGTTGGCCGGCCGCGTCGATCAGGGCCAAGGCCTCCGGCGTGCGCGCCGCCTGTTCGGCGAACAACGCGTGCAGGCAGCGCTCCTGCGGCCAGCCGGCCGCGGTGTCGTTCCATTCCACCAGCAGCTGCGTGCGCTCGGCCGCGGGCATCAGGGGAATCTGGCCCAGCTTCTGCGTCCAGTCGTTTGCGAGCGTGTCCAGGAACGTGTTCACGCGTTCGGCCATGCGCTCGACAGAGGTAGGATCGAAATGCGGTGCGCCGCACACCAGGTCCAGCAGCACAGGTCCACCCTGCGTCCACTCGCGCACGTAGATCTGCAAGGCCGAACGCTGGTGCCGGTTCAGGAACAACTGGGTATGCGCCGGTGCGGCGCCAAAACTCACGCCGTCGTGCGCCTGACGCATGTAGGAGAACGCGATTTCGAACACCTGGTCACGACCGGAGCGCGACAAGCCCAGTTGGCGGTTCAACGCCGTGATCGGCACCCGCCGGTGGCGGTACACCCGTCGGATTTCGCGCGAAATCGCACGCACTATGTCGTCGAACGAACGGTCAACGCCGCCACTGATGCGCACAGGCAGGATATTCGTCAGCACGCCCACGGTGTCCAGCTCGGCGGCGGTGTCCCGGTTCAGCATGGGCACGCCCATGACCATGTCGTCCACACCCTGGAGCCGTGCAAAGAACACATACATTGCGGCCATCAGCGCCCAGGGTGCGCTGCCGCCGGCTGCCTTGCCTTGCCGCGCGAAGCGTTCGAATCGCTCGGCTGGAATCTCGATGTTCACGATGGTGGCCTCCGCGCCGCGGCCGATGCCGTCGCCGCCATGCAGGCGCGGGAAGGCCGCCGGCGGCAGGTCGGCCAGATGGCCGGACCAGAACGCGAGATCGCGTTCGCGCTCGGCGTCGTCGTAGGCAGGCTTGTTCTCGATGAACCCGAGGTAGCCCGGATAGTCATTCCTCGGTGCTTTTCCGGCCTCCAGTGCGCTGTAGATTTCCGCCAGCCGCTTCAGCATTACGGAGACGCACCAGCCGTCGGCGATCAGGTGGTGAAACGCGAAATAGACGATGAGCTTGCCTGGAGTGCTTCTCGAACGCAGTACTGCAAACCGGTAGAGAAGCGCATCGACCATCTCGAACGGACGCTGGTAATCCGACGCCATCCAGTCCTGCAAGGCCTCGTCGCTGTCGAAGCAGTGTGTCGCGATCGGTGCATTCACGCTCGACAACACCTCCTGGACCTGGCCACCTTCACGTTCGCGTACCATCGCGCGCAGCATGTCGGTCGCGGCGACCGTCATGTCGATCGCGCGCAGAAGGACGAGCTCATCGACCGCCCCCTCCACCTGATAGGCAGCGGCGAAATTATTGAGGGGACTGGCAGGAACGAGCGACTGCTCGACAAACAGTTCTGCCTGAACTTCAGAAAGTCTCGAGATGGCCATGGGGTCTCCAAGCGGATCAATATGCGGCTGCGGTTTCGCGCGCCGAAATCACAATTCCAACGGACGCACGGCTGGCCCGCGACACGGCCCATGCGGATTGCATATGGCATGGAAGGACGTGACGCTACCTCGCGGCGCGAATCCAGGGGGCTAACGCTGATTCATCGTGCCGCTATACCGGCCGAGCCATGAATCAGTGTGGGATACAGTCAGTCAGGGAATACGAGAGTGACCGGATTTGAATGATCGGGCCGATCGGAAAAACCGACGCCGGGGGGAAGCGAGACCAGATGAGAGAAAGCCTTTAAATACAGGCAAGCCACAAAGAGTCTGCAATAAGCGCTGCTGAGTAATTTCTTGCTTTGGCGCAAGAAAAACAAAGCCGCGAGAAGCGAGTGCAATCGACGATCCAACAACGCTTTCAGTGCTCACACCAAACTGAATCATAAAGTCAACCATATCCCTGTCATTACTCTTATCGAATACCACGGAGAGGAAACTTGTTTCAGTCGCGACGCTTTGTTAGCGGCTTTGCGATGAATCAAATGTAGCACAGAAAATATCGGCAAAGTAATTTTATGAAATCAAAATATGTATGCCCACCGGCACCTGCTTGTACCACCCGCCAGGGCGGCCGGCGGCAGAAAACGCGATCGCGCAGCGGAGTCCACCATCCGGAAAAATGAAAATGCCTGTTACTCGCTTAGAACATTTTTTAGAGAAATTCTTACGCTCATTTAGTAATGAGGAAAGTTTCTCTCCTTGGCTCGGCACCATCCCGCCCCTAGTGCTGCCGAGTGAAGCCGCCGAGCCGTTCAACTGGCGCGCAAACGCAGTCTGGCGCCGTCGCCGGTCATGCTGATCGCTTTTCACGCAATATGCATATTTAAAATTCCCGGCTTTTAGCAATATCGCCTGTGGCAATAGCCGTTCTCTATTCCACTGGGCTCGAATTATTATGCAATCAGCGTAGGCCGTAATAAGTGCGGCAATATTCATGCACTATTCCGGTTGAATGAAAAAATCGCGTAAGGCTTAATGCAAGCTCCTGTCGATGTTCGAAAAATACAACACTCTGTGCAGATCTCCGCCCGCCCGAGTGCTCCAATCGCCCGGTCATATTCCAGGTAATCGACAAGACTTGAACGGGATTTTTTCAAACAGAACCGGATGCGATGTCCTCGGCGGGATTCGGCGGAATTCGGTGGGAGTCGGCGGCCCGACGCCCCGGCCGCGCGTACCGGAACACCGGCATGACGATCTCACCAGAAGCAAAATGTCGTACGCAGGACGCAGAAAGCACTACCCATCGTCGTCCCGCTTTACCGATAGCCATATGGCCGCCATCCTCGAGCAAGCCGAAGCCGGCACCCCGGCGGTGTCGCATTCACAGCCCTGGGCCAATCCCGCCGGCTTGCCGAGCATTCCGCGCTCCCTCGCGCACAAAGACGCGCCGCTGCTGTTTCACTTGCGCGCCGATCGACTGCATTGGGAATCGGGAGACGTCTACAAGCCCGCTTCCGCGCTGACAGCCAACGGCGAAGCCGCCGGAATCGGCGGGCATCACGCTGCTGATCTATCCCGCCAGGGCTACTCGGCGACCGATGACATCACTGACGCCCACGCCGCCCCAAGCGTTTCGCTGTCGGACGACAGTGAAAAGCTCTAGCTGTCACGCCCGGGATCGCGCCTACGGGTGTCCGGAAACTGTACGCTGAACAGCTGTACGGGCGATCTGAATACCCTACGCTGCGAGGCGATCACGCGCATGGGCCGAGAACGCCTTCCCGAGGCCGGCGACTACGAGCGACCGCACTACTCGACAGGATGACGCCCGCTTACGCCACCCAAGCTGCCGTGTATCGGAAGAACCCCTTATCCAAATCTTTGCCTGTATACCGGACACGGCACGCTCGGTTGGACCATGGGTTGCGCAAGCGCGGCGACAGGCCGACATCGTCGGCGGGGCCGTCCTGAAGTCATGTGCAGCAGCGTCGATGGCTGAGCAAGTAGCCGGCTTGGGCGCTGTGGCCGGGTGCTTCCTGGATGCCTGTTGATGGGTCGTTGTCCCGGCCGAAGTCCTTAGCGTCGAGATAGTGCGTCGCGCAGTATTCCAACGTGGGTTAGTTACTTTTTTACGGAACAATCGGTGCATCGCTTTAGCGAAGAAAAAAGCCGTTGAGCATTCAATCGAACGCTCAACGGCTTGCCTGATTCTCTTAGAATTCAGCGGCTAGCTTTACGCTGCTCACTCCCACTCAATCGTCGCCGGCGGCTTCCCCGAAATGTCATACACCACGCGATTCAAGCCGCGCACCTCGTTGATGATCCGGTTCGACACCTTGCCCAGCAGCGCATGCGGCAGGTGCGCCCACTGCGCCGTCATGAAGTCCAGGGTCTGCACGGCGCGCAGCGCCACCACGTATTCGTAGGTGCGGCCGTCGCCCATCACGCCGACCGACTTCACCGGCAGGAACACGGCAAAGGCCTGGCTGGTCGCCTCGTACCAGTTCAGCGGCGCCTTGCCCGGGTCGATGCCTGCCACTGCAGGCAACTCGAACGGCGCGTTGCGCAGCTCCTCGATGAAGATCGCATCGGCTTCGCGCAGCAGGTCGGCGTATTCCTTCTTGACTTCGCCGAGGATGCGCACTCCCAGGCCCGGGCCCGGGAACGGGTGGCGGTAGACCATGTCGTGCGGCAGGCCCAGCGCGACGCCGAGTTTGCGCACTTCGTCCTTGAACAGCTCGCGCAGCGGCTCCAGCAGTTTCAGGTTCAGGGTCTCCGGCAGCCCGCCCACGTTGTGGTGGCTCTTGATGGTCTGGCCTTTCTTACCTTTACCGGCCGACTCGATCACGTCCGGGTAGATGGTGCCCTGCGCCAGCCACTTGGCATTGCTCAGCTTGCCCGCCTCGACCTGGAACACCTCGACGAACTCGCGGCCGATGATCTTGCGCTTCTGCTCGGGGTCGGTCACGCCGGCCAGGTGGCCCATGAACTGGTCTTCGGCGTCGATGCGCAGCACTTTCACGCCGAGGTTTTTCGAGAACATGTCCATGACCATCTTGCCCTCGTCCTTGCGCAGCAGGCCGTGGTCGACGAACACGCAGGTGAGCTGGTCGCCGATGGCGCGGTGGATCAGGGCTGCGGCCACGCTCGAATCGACGCCGCCGGACAGGCCCAGGATCACCTCGTCGCTGCCGACCTGGTCGCGGATCTTCTGCACGGCTTCGCCGATGTAGTCGGGCATGTTCCAGTCCGACTTGCAGCCGCAGATCTCGTGCACGAAGCGGCCGATGATGGCTTCGCCCTGGGTGGTGTGGGTGACTTCCGGATGGAACTGCAGCGCGTAGAAGCGGCGCTCCTCGTCGGCCATGGCGGCGATCGGGCAGCTGTCGGTGGAGCCCATCAGCTTGAAGCCGTCCGGCATCTCCAGCACCTTGTCGCCGTGGCTCATCCAGACGCGCAGCATGCCGTGGCCTTCATCGGTCACGAAATCGTTGATGCCGTTCAGCAGCGCGGTATGGCCGCGTGCGCGCACTTCGGCGTAGCCGAACTCGCGCAGCTTGCCGTTCTCGACCCTGCCGCCGAGCTGGGCGGCCATGGTCTGCATGCCGTAGCAGATGCCCAGCACCGGCACGCCGGCCTCGAACACGGCCTGCGGGGCGCGCGGCGAGTCGCCCTCCAGGGTGGAATTGTGGCTGCCCGACAGGATGATGCCGCTGGCGCCGTAGTTGCGCACGAACTCGTCGCTGACGTCATACGGGAAGACTTCGGAAAACACGCCCGCATCGCGCACGCGGCGCGCGATCAGCTGGGTAACCTGGGAACCGAAATCGAGGATGAGGATTTTCGAATGCATGTGGATAGGCAACGATAGAAGATGAATCGGGTGATGCAAAAACGCGGCCGATGGGGGCCGCGTTTCATTGGATGTCTTACTCGGAACGGTAGTTCGGCGCTTCCTTGGTGATCTGCACGTCGTGCACGTGCGATTCGCGCATGCCGGCCGAGGTGATCTCGACGAACTCCGCTTTCTCGCGCAGTTCTTCGATGGTGGCGCAGCCGCAATAGCCCATCGACTGGCGCACGCCGCCGATCAGCTGGAAGATGATCGCCAGCACGCTGCCCTTGTAGGCGACGCGGCCTTCGATGCCTTCCGGGACGAACTTGTCGGCCTTGCTCGAGGCTTCCTGGAAGTAGCGGTCGGCCGAGCCTTCGGCCATCGCGCCCAGGCTGCCCATGCCGCGGTAGGACTTGTAGCTGCGGCCCTGGTACAGGATGACTTCGCCCGGCGCTTCCTCGGTGCCGGCGAACATGCTGCCCATCATGACGGTGTGCGCACCGGCAGCCAGGGCCTTGGAGATGTCGCCCGAGAAGCGGATGCCGCCGTCGGCGATGCAGGGCACACCCGTGCCTTCCAGCGCCTTGGCCACGTTCGAGATCGCGGTGATCTGCGGCACGCCGACGCCGGCCACGATGCGGGTGGTGCAGATCGAGCCCGGGCCGATGCCGACCTTGACCGCGTCCGCGCCGAACTCGACCAGCGCCTTGGCGGCGGCCGCGGTGGCGATGTTGCCGCCGATGACGTCCACGTGCGGGAAGCGGTCCTTGATCCACTTGACGCGGTCGAGGATGCCCTGCGAGTGGCCGTGGGCGGTGTCGACCACCAACACGTCGACGCCGGCCTGGACCAGCAGCTCGATGCGCTCTTCGTCGCGTGCGCCCACGCCCACGGCCGCGCCGACCAGCAGCTTGCCCTGCGAATCTTTCGACGCCAGCGGGTGCTCGTGCGACTTCTGGATGTCCTTGACCGTGATCAGGCCGCGCAGTTCGAAGTCGTCGTTGACGACCAGCACGCGCTCGAGGCGGTGCTTGTTCATCAGGCGCTTGGCTTCGGCCAGGTCGGCGTCTTCCTTCACGGTCACGACGTCTTCGCGCGGGGTCATCTTGGCGCGCGCTTCGGCGTCCAGGTCTTCCTCGAAGCGCAGGTCGCGGTTGGTGATGATGCCGATCACCTGCTTGCCCTCGACCACCGGGAAGCCGCTGATGCCGTGCTGTTGCGACAGCGCCAGCACTTCACGGATCTTCATGGTGGGAGGAATGGTGATCGGGTCGCGCAGGACGCCTGCCTCGAAACGCTTGACGCGCGCTACTTCACGGGCCTGGTCGCTTGGCCTGAGGTTCTTGTGGATGATGCCGATGCCGCCCTCCTGAGCCATCGCGATCGCCAGGCGTGCTTCGGTCACGGTGTCCATCGCCGCCGACAGCAGCGGGATGTTCAGGGTGATGTTCCGGGTCAGCTTGGTGCGAAGGGAAGTGTTGGCCGGAAGAACATTGGAGTAAGCCGGGACGAGCAGCACATCATCGAACGTGAGTGCTTTTTGGAGTAGACGCATAGCATTTTCCTATAGGCGCAAAAGTGA includes:
- the guaA gene encoding glutamine-hydrolyzing GMP synthase; this translates as MHSKILILDFGSQVTQLIARRVRDAGVFSEVFPYDVSDEFVRNYGASGIILSGSHNSTLEGDSPRAPQAVFEAGVPVLGICYGMQTMAAQLGGRVENGKLREFGYAEVRARGHTALLNGINDFVTDEGHGMLRVWMSHGDKVLEMPDGFKLMGSTDSCPIAAMADEERRFYALQFHPEVTHTTQGEAIIGRFVHEICGCKSDWNMPDYIGEAVQKIRDQVGSDEVILGLSGGVDSSVAAALIHRAIGDQLTCVFVDHGLLRKDEGKMVMDMFSKNLGVKVLRIDAEDQFMGHLAGVTDPEQKRKIIGREFVEVFQVEAGKLSNAKWLAQGTIYPDVIESAGKGKKGQTIKSHHNVGGLPETLNLKLLEPLRELFKDEVRKLGVALGLPHDMVYRHPFPGPGLGVRILGEVKKEYADLLREADAIFIEELRNAPFELPAVAGIDPGKAPLNWYEATSQAFAVFLPVKSVGVMGDGRTYEYVVALRAVQTLDFMTAQWAHLPHALLGKVSNRIINEVRGLNRVVYDISGKPPATIEWE
- the guaB gene encoding IMP dehydrogenase — encoded protein: MRLLQKALTFDDVLLVPAYSNVLPANTSLRTKLTRNITLNIPLLSAAMDTVTEARLAIAMAQEGGIGIIHKNLRPSDQAREVARVKRFEAGVLRDPITIPPTMKIREVLALSQQHGISGFPVVEGKQVIGIITNRDLRFEEDLDAEARAKMTPREDVVTVKEDADLAEAKRLMNKHRLERVLVVNDDFELRGLITVKDIQKSHEHPLASKDSQGKLLVGAAVGVGARDEERIELLVQAGVDVLVVDTAHGHSQGILDRVKWIKDRFPHVDVIGGNIATAAAAKALVEFGADAVKVGIGPGSICTTRIVAGVGVPQITAISNVAKALEGTGVPCIADGGIRFSGDISKALAAGAHTVMMGSMFAGTEEAPGEVILYQGRSYKSYRGMGSLGAMAEGSADRYFQEASSKADKFVPEGIEGRVAYKGSVLAIIFQLIGGVRQSMGYCGCATIEELREKAEFVEITSAGMRESHVHDVQITKEAPNYRSE